The following proteins are encoded in a genomic region of Rhizobium sp. CCGE531:
- a CDS encoding ABC transporter permease subunit — protein MSTVSVKTVSVKSDRPSALAEFWYYFSRNKGAVIGLAIFLFVLFLAIFAGVVAPHNPDAAYGSDMQRLPPAWAEGSNSSFLLGTDANGRDLLSRLIYGTRFSLFIGLVVASLSAAAGILIGLVAGYVRGRTDTIIMRVMDIILAIPSLLLALVLVAILGPGLTNAMIAISIVNQPHFVRLTRASVMTERDKEYVIASRVAGAGALRLMFKTILPNCLGPLIVQGTLAFSAAILDAAALGFLGQGAQPPTPEWGTMLADSREFFQSNPWLVTFPGLCILITVLAINLMGDGLRDAFDPKLKRS, from the coding sequence ATGAGCACGGTTAGCGTCAAAACGGTTAGCGTCAAATCCGACCGCCCCTCCGCTCTTGCGGAGTTCTGGTACTATTTCTCTCGCAACAAGGGCGCCGTCATCGGCCTTGCGATCTTCCTCTTCGTTCTGTTTCTGGCGATCTTTGCCGGCGTCGTGGCGCCTCACAATCCCGATGCCGCTTACGGCAGCGACATGCAGCGCCTGCCGCCAGCCTGGGCGGAGGGCAGCAACAGCAGCTTCCTGCTCGGCACCGATGCCAATGGTCGCGATCTCCTGTCGCGCCTCATCTACGGCACGCGGTTCTCGCTGTTCATCGGCTTGGTGGTTGCCTCGCTTTCGGCGGCCGCCGGCATCCTGATCGGCCTCGTTGCCGGCTATGTTCGCGGCCGCACCGATACGATCATCATGCGCGTCATGGACATCATCCTTGCCATCCCGTCATTGCTACTTGCCCTGGTGCTGGTGGCAATCCTCGGGCCTGGCCTGACCAATGCGATGATCGCGATCTCCATCGTCAACCAGCCGCATTTCGTTCGTCTCACGCGTGCATCCGTCATGACCGAGCGCGACAAGGAATATGTCATCGCCTCGCGCGTTGCCGGCGCCGGCGCGCTGCGGCTGATGTTCAAGACGATCCTGCCGAATTGTCTCGGTCCGCTGATCGTCCAGGGCACGCTTGCCTTCTCGGCCGCCATTCTCGATGCCGCCGCCCTCGGCTTCCTCGGCCAGGGCGCCCAGCCGCCGACGCCGGAATGGGGCACGATGCTCGCGGATTCGCGTGAATTCTTCCAGAGCAACCCTTGGCTCGTCACGTTCCCCGGTCTCTGCATCCTGATCACGGTGCTCGCCATCAATCTGATGGGCGACGGCCTGCGCGATGCCTTCGACCCGAAGCTGAAGAGGTCGTAA
- a CDS encoding ABC transporter permease subunit — protein MLRFLFSRLAVLIPTFLGVSIVAFSFIRLLPGDPVMLLSGERVMSPERHAQISHDLGYDQPMVVQYGRYIWNALHGDLGTSITTKRDVLTDFLTFFPATLELSICAMILAICLGIPAGVFAAVKRGTWFDQSVMGVALIGYSMPIFWWGLLLIIVFNGYLHWTPVSGRIGLIYFFKPITGFMLIDSLLSGQKGAFWSALNSLILPTIVLGTIPLAVIARQTRSAMLEVLGEDYVRTARSKGLSPLRVVSVHALRNAMIPVVTTIGLQVGVLLGGAILTESIFSWPGIGKWMIDAVFKRDYPVVQGGLLLIAGIVMLVNLAVDLLYGFVNPRIRH, from the coding sequence ATGTTGCGATTTCTTTTCAGCCGCCTTGCGGTGCTGATTCCGACATTCCTCGGCGTATCGATCGTCGCCTTTTCTTTCATCCGCCTGCTTCCTGGCGATCCTGTCATGCTGCTGTCGGGCGAACGCGTCATGTCGCCGGAACGCCATGCGCAGATCTCGCACGATCTCGGCTACGACCAGCCGATGGTCGTGCAGTATGGCCGATATATCTGGAACGCCCTGCACGGCGACCTCGGCACCTCGATCACCACCAAGCGTGACGTGCTGACCGACTTCCTGACCTTCTTCCCGGCAACGCTAGAACTGTCGATCTGCGCCATGATCCTCGCGATCTGTCTTGGCATCCCGGCCGGGGTTTTCGCCGCCGTCAAGCGCGGCACATGGTTCGATCAGAGCGTCATGGGCGTGGCCCTCATCGGCTATTCCATGCCGATCTTCTGGTGGGGCTTGCTGCTCATCATCGTCTTCAACGGCTATCTGCATTGGACGCCGGTCTCGGGCCGCATCGGCCTCATCTATTTCTTCAAGCCGATCACCGGCTTCATGCTGATCGACAGCCTTCTGTCCGGCCAGAAGGGCGCCTTCTGGTCCGCTTTGAATTCGCTGATCCTGCCGACCATCGTGCTCGGCACCATCCCGCTTGCCGTCATCGCGCGTCAGACGCGCTCCGCCATGCTGGAAGTGCTCGGCGAGGATTACGTGCGCACGGCCCGCTCCAAGGGCCTGTCGCCGCTTCGTGTCGTTTCCGTGCATGCGCTGCGCAATGCGATGATCCCCGTCGTCACCACGATCGGCCTGCAGGTCGGCGTGCTGCTCGGCGGCGCCATCCTGACGGAAAGCATCTTTTCCTGGCCGGGCATCGGCAAGTGGATGATCGACGCCGTCTTCAAGCGTGATTATCCCGTGGTGCAGGGCGGTCTGTTGCTGATCGCCGGCATCGTCATGCTCGTCAATCTTGCTGTCGACCTGCTCTACGGCTTCGTCAATCCACGCATTCGTCACTAG
- a CDS encoding ABC transporter substrate-binding protein, with protein sequence MKKISVLLAVTALTSVMATSAWSKTLVYCSEGSPEGFDPGIYTAGTTFDASSRTVYSRLVEFKHGSTEVEPGVAESWTVSPDGKEYTFKLRKGVKFQTTDFFTPTRDLNADDVIFSIGRQLGTDSPWAKYVAGGSYEYADGMGFPKLIKSIDKVDDLTVKFVLNRPEAPFLADLAMDFASILSKEYADKLQADKKMEQMNQQPLGTGAFTFVAYQPDAVIRYKANEAYFKGKEKIDDLVFAITPDASVRAQKLKSGECNLMPYPNAADIKDLKADKNLKVLEQAGLNVSYLAYNTLVAPFDKVEVRKAINMAVNKQAIVDAVFQGSAKVATNPIPPTMWSYKKDMKDDAYNPDEAKKLLEKAGVKDLSMKIWAMPVSRPYMLNARRAAELMQADLAKIGVKVEIVTYDWAQYLKLSSAKDRDGAAILGWTGDNGDPDNFLDTLLGCDAVGGNNRAQWCNKEFDTLVKKAKQTADVKERSKLYEEAQVVFKREAPWMTIDHSEEFIPMTKNVSGYFQDPVGVHRFDGVDIAE encoded by the coding sequence ATGAAAAAGATTTCTGTCCTGCTGGCAGTGACAGCCTTGACTTCTGTCATGGCGACGTCCGCCTGGTCGAAAACGCTTGTCTATTGCTCGGAAGGTTCGCCGGAAGGTTTCGATCCCGGCATCTATACCGCCGGCACCACATTTGATGCTTCCTCGCGTACGGTTTATAGCCGTCTTGTCGAGTTCAAGCACGGCAGCACCGAGGTCGAGCCCGGCGTTGCCGAGAGCTGGACCGTTTCCCCCGACGGCAAGGAATACACCTTCAAGCTCCGCAAGGGCGTGAAGTTCCAGACGACCGATTTCTTCACCCCGACGCGTGATCTCAATGCCGATGACGTCATCTTCTCGATCGGCCGTCAGCTCGGTACGGACAGTCCGTGGGCCAAGTATGTTGCCGGCGGTTCCTATGAATATGCCGACGGCATGGGCTTCCCGAAGCTCATCAAGTCGATCGACAAGGTTGATGACCTCACCGTCAAGTTCGTCCTGAACCGTCCGGAAGCTCCCTTCCTCGCCGACCTGGCCATGGACTTCGCCTCGATCCTGTCGAAGGAATATGCAGACAAGCTGCAGGCCGACAAGAAGATGGAGCAGATGAACCAGCAGCCGCTCGGCACCGGCGCGTTCACCTTCGTCGCCTACCAGCCGGATGCCGTCATCCGCTACAAGGCGAACGAAGCCTACTTCAAGGGCAAGGAAAAGATCGACGATCTTGTCTTCGCGATCACGCCGGATGCATCCGTCCGCGCGCAGAAGCTGAAGTCCGGCGAATGCAACCTCATGCCCTACCCGAACGCAGCCGACATCAAGGATCTGAAGGCTGACAAGAACCTCAAGGTTCTCGAACAGGCCGGCCTGAACGTTTCCTACCTCGCCTACAACACGCTGGTTGCGCCGTTCGACAAGGTCGAAGTACGCAAGGCAATCAACATGGCCGTCAACAAGCAGGCCATCGTTGACGCCGTCTTCCAGGGTTCGGCTAAGGTTGCGACCAACCCGATCCCGCCGACCATGTGGTCCTACAAAAAGGACATGAAGGACGACGCCTACAATCCGGACGAAGCCAAGAAGCTGCTTGAAAAGGCTGGCGTCAAGGATCTCAGCATGAAGATCTGGGCAATGCCGGTTTCGCGTCCGTACATGCTGAACGCGCGTCGTGCCGCCGAGCTGATGCAGGCAGACCTCGCCAAGATCGGCGTCAAGGTCGAAATCGTCACCTATGACTGGGCCCAGTACCTGAAGCTCTCCTCCGCCAAGGACCGCGACGGTGCGGCTATCCTCGGCTGGACCGGCGACAACGGCGATCCGGACAACTTCCTTGACACGCTGCTCGGCTGCGATGCCGTCGGCGGCAACAACCGCGCGCAGTGGTGCAACAAGGAATTCGACACTCTCGTGAAGAAGGCCAAGCAGACCGCCGACGTCAAGGAGCGCAGCAAGCTCTACGAAGAGGCTCAGGTCGTCTTCAAGCGCGAAGCTCCCTGGATGACCATCGACCATTCGGAAGAGTTCATCCCGATGACGAAGAATGTCTCCGGCTACTTCCAGGATCCGGTCGGCGTTCATCGCTTCGACGGCGTCGACATCGCCGAATAA
- a CDS encoding ABC transporter ATP-binding protein has protein sequence MALLDISNLTVEFQTSSGLFRAVDGVSLTCDKGEILSIVGESGSGKSVSMLAMMGLLPWTAKISADRMMFDGKDLRNISSRQRRKIIGKDMAMIFQEPMSSLNPCFTVGFQLGETLRIHMGLDRKARRERSIELLNLVGIPAPEDRLSNFPHQMSGGMSQRVMIAMALACNPKLLIADEPTTALDVTIQAQILDLLVRLQREQGMALVLITHDMGVVAETAERVQVQYAGQKVEEQPVRELFRDPHHPYTAALLSALPERAEVGERLPSIAGVVPGQHDRPTGCLFAPRCSFATPECDKGVKRQGAALGLTLCNYPLEHGKPLGHPGIAATQKAGGAA, from the coding sequence ATGGCACTCCTCGATATCTCTAATCTCACCGTTGAATTCCAGACCTCGTCCGGCCTGTTCCGGGCGGTCGACGGCGTCTCGCTCACCTGCGACAAGGGTGAAATCCTGTCGATCGTCGGTGAATCCGGATCCGGCAAGTCGGTCTCCATGCTCGCCATGATGGGGCTTCTGCCCTGGACGGCAAAGATATCAGCCGACCGCATGATGTTCGACGGCAAGGACCTGCGCAACATCTCCTCGCGACAGCGCCGCAAGATCATCGGCAAGGACATGGCGATGATCTTCCAGGAGCCGATGTCGAGCCTCAATCCGTGCTTCACGGTCGGCTTCCAGCTTGGCGAGACCCTGCGCATCCATATGGGCCTCGACCGCAAGGCGCGTCGCGAGCGCTCGATCGAGCTTTTGAATCTGGTCGGTATTCCCGCACCTGAGGATCGTCTGTCGAACTTCCCGCATCAGATGTCTGGCGGCATGAGCCAGCGCGTCATGATCGCCATGGCGCTCGCCTGCAATCCGAAGCTCCTGATCGCCGACGAGCCGACCACCGCGCTCGACGTGACGATCCAGGCGCAGATCCTCGATCTGCTCGTGCGCCTGCAGCGGGAGCAGGGCATGGCGCTCGTGCTCATCACCCACGACATGGGCGTCGTTGCCGAAACCGCCGAGCGCGTGCAGGTGCAATATGCCGGCCAGAAGGTCGAGGAACAGCCGGTCAGGGAGCTGTTCCGCGATCCGCATCACCCCTATACGGCAGCGCTTCTATCGGCTCTGCCGGAGCGTGCCGAAGTCGGCGAGCGCCTGCCGTCGATTGCCGGCGTCGTTCCCGGTCAGCACGATCGGCCAACGGGCTGTCTCTTTGCGCCCCGTTGTTCCTTCGCCACGCCGGAATGCGACAAGGGCGTCAAGCGCCAGGGCGCCGCACTCGGTCTGACCCTTTGCAACTATCCGCTGGAACATGGCAAGCCGCTCGGCCACCCCGGTATTGCCGCCACGCAAAAAGCAGGAGGTGCCGCATGA